The Spirochaetae bacterium HGW-Spirochaetae-1 DNA segment GCCGGAAAGATCGTGAAGAAAATCGTCGTATTCAGCGCTTTTAACTTTTGATTTCATATCTTCCCCCGCTATTTCGTATCGTAGCAGCCTATCTGCCGCGAGATGACAACACGCTGTATCTCCGATGTTCCCTCGCCTATCGTCAGCAGTTTCTGGTCACGGTAGAAACGTTCAATGTTGTATTCTTTCATGAGTCCGTATCCGCCGTGCAGTTGCACCGCTTCATCCACGACCCTGCCCATTACCTCGGAGCAATAGAGTTTAGCCATGGCAGCCTCTTTTCCAAAAGGCTTTTTAGCGTCGCGAAGCTTGCATGCCTTGTATAGAAGGTTCCGCGCCGCTTCGATTTCCATAGCCATATTGGCCAGCTTGAAGGCATTTACCTGGAAGGTGGATATGGGCACGCCGAACTGTTTTCTTTCTTTTGCGTACTTGAGTGCCAGTTCATAGGCACCCTGGGCTCCCCCGAGTCCCATGGCCGCAATGGCAAGCCTGCCGTTATCCAGTGTTGAAAGCATCTGGTGAAAACCCTCGCCCCGCTTGCCCAGGATATTTTTTTCCGGTACGCGGCAGTCGTCGAAAAACAGCTCACCCGTATCGGACGAACGCCACATCATCTTTTTATGCATTTTATTCGCCGTAAACCCCGACGTTCCATTTGGCACCAGAATACACGATACTTCATTCCGGCCTTCCTTCGATTTGCCAGTCACGGCCTGCACCGTACACACACCGGCCATCTTTGACGTGGAGTTGGTTATGAATATTTTGCTGCCGTTTATGACCCAGGAGCCATCCTTTATCTCAGCTTTTGTCCTGCTCGACCCGGCATCAGAACCGGCCTCGGGCTCTGTGAGTCCGAAAGATGCCAGAATTTCGCCGGAGCAGAGCCGGGGAAGCCACTCCATCCGCTGTTCCTCATTGCCGAAATAATAGATGGGGCCGATGCCCAGGGAATTACCCGCGGCCACTGTGGCGGCCTGGGACCCGTCAACACGAGCCAGCTCCTCCACGGCTATAACATATGAAAGATAGTCCATTCCGGCACCGCCGTACTGTTCCGGCACGACAATACCGAAAAGCCCAAGATCCCCCATCTTTTTTGTCAGATCGAGGGGAAACTCTTCTTTGTCATCAATCTCCTGCGCAACAGGAGAAATCTCGTTTTCCGCGAATTCGCGGATATTATTTCTGAGCATTATCTGCTCGTCATTTAGCCAAAAATTCATGTCTACCCTCCCCAGGTATACAGACTTTTACCGGAACGTGCAGTACCGGTTTGTGTCAGCTTCACGATGCTGTGGGAGGCATCACAGACAATATTCATGCCTGTGAGCCATCCCCGTCACCGTATCAATATACTATTTCCCCCGGTTTACGTCGGGGAGTACGAAGCGGAAACCGGAAACTATTGCAATCCCTACCCCTCCAGTTTCACTTCGTGCCCCCCTCTGACAATAAACGGGACCTTAAGCAATTAAAAAGAAAAACCCTCGGGCAGTTCCTTCTCCTTCGTTCCCTCGGGAACCCAGGAAAGATCCATAATGGTATAGGTCGGATTGGTCGTCTTGAAAATCGGAACAACCCGCATTCCCATGGAAGGATCTCCCTTGGAAAGGTAACTCATGAGAATCGTCGAAACACCGTCAAACTCGATGTTGATAAACTTGATGGGTTTATCAAGAAGGTTGAAGGCCCCTGACCGCTCGCACACCATGAAGGTATGAACCTTAGCGGTCTTACGTGCCAGATCGGTCATATCGAACACCGTCATGCGTTCCAGGCAATCGGGACAGCATATCCTGAACGGCTGGTAGATGGTTCCGGTGTATTCACATTTTTTGTTATCGCAGCGGGTCGCCATAAGCTTCCCCTTGCCCAACGACTCAAAAAATATGGCTTCCCCGCCGTAAGAATGAATGTAAGTCATATTACGGGGATTGGTAATACCCATAAGCTTCCATCCATCATCGGCATTTTTGATAGGGGTATTGGCTTCCAGATGATGAAAATCACCCTTTATTTTGTATTGATTGTTTTTTACGTGTACTTGTGCAAACATGCTCATAGCTGGTTCTCCTTACGCGTCTTTTTTCAAAAGATGATCGGGATCCATAAGTATCGTTGCCGTTACATGTGATCCCACACCGGCGTGGCTGATTGCCAGCGCCCTCTTGGCACCTTCGACCTGGAGATTGGTCCAGTCTTTCGGTTTTTCCCTGTTGAATTCCTTCCACCGCTTTTCGTCGCTGTGAATCTCTCCCCAGCGGTTCCATAGATGGGTGGCTATCTCGAAAACCTGCATGATGCCCGTGGCGCCCACGGCGTGCATGCACCCGATCAGGCCGCCGGAAAGATTTGAAGGCAATTTTCCGGGTTTACCCGTATGCGGGTTTATATGATAGCAATCGCCCGATTCAACATAGGTCCGCCCTTCACCATAGGGTCTTATTCCCACATCCTCATATGTCTGCACATCACTGATGGTGAAGGCGTCATGCAGTTCGATTACGTCGAGGTCCTCGGTGGGATCCTTGATACCGACCTGGTTGTAGGCGTAATAGGCTGCCATCCTGGCCGCGAGGAAACCGGTAAAACCGGGATAACGCTCTCCACCGGGGAATCTTTTGCCTAAATCCTTGTACTGATCAGCTGTTTCGTTGGGAAGCAGTGGAATCTCCATGTCCCTTCTGTCGGCAGGTCTTAAACTATGCGATCCGGCGGTCACCCAGATACGAAGCGGCTTATGCGGTGAGTTTTTCGTCAGCTTCATTGCCGTTTCTTCATCGCATAATATTGCGCAGGCGGCTCCGACGCTCATAACGCAGGCGTCCAGGGCCCTGAGAGGATCGGCCACAACGGGCGAGTTCAGAACATCATCAACAGTGATTTTCATAGGAGCCTGAGCAAAGGGATTAAACCGCGCATACCCGTGATGTTTCACCGATATTTCCGCCAGGGTTTTTCTGAAGGATGCCTCCTCCTTGCCGAAAACCTTCCAGTACTTTTGTGCCATTACGGCGTAGTATCCCGTATAAATATGTCCCAGGGGAGATTCCCAGTCTTTGTCAGCGGCACATGAGATGAGAAAATTTCCCTCATCGGTGGGAACCTCGTCCATACGCTCCCAACCCATGGTAAGGACACAGTCGGAATATCCCGAAGCAACGGCCTTCACTCCCTCCCAGAGAGTGGAGCCTCCCGTGGCGCCGCCGGTCTTAACACCGATATTGCCCAGTGGATCAAGACCGAGACGGTCATGTATAACCGACTCACCGAGCAGCTGATCGCCGAAATGGTCGGCAAAATGTCCATAATAACATGTATGAATGTACTTCTTCAATTCAGCCGGCGACATGTCTATCATCTTCGCTGCCATGACAAGAGCATCCACGCAGAGCTCTTCTGTTCTTTTGTCCGGCATTGCCCGGTCGAATTTACTCTGTCCAGCCGTGACCAGGTATACCGGTCTCAGCAGTTTTGGTATTTTCAGCTGTTTTTCACTGAAAGTTATCATACCCGCAACCTCCCTAAGTTGTTTTACCCAAAAAATTTTTTATAGTAGCATTTTATTATGTGCTGTTAAAAAGTCCCCAGCCAGAAGGCAATGGCCCTCACAGCGGTATTGTTCACTATCATCTGTTCATCAGGCTTGGTCCAGTAATGAATTGAGTCGCCTTCATGCAGCTCGATGGTATCCTCACCGTATATAAGCTCTACTTCCCCTTTCAGTATGCAGAGTATCTCCTGGCTGCTCTTGACCCCCTTCCGGGCCGGAATGGACTTGTCCGGTTCAACCACCAGTATGGCCGTATCGATAATGGACCGGTTCTCCGGCGGGAAAAAACGCTGCGTGGCAAATCCTGAATGGGGAAGATCCACGTTTTCCCATTCACTTTTCCGAATGAGCGACCATGCCTTCTGTTTTTCCACCTGGTTCATAACGTCGCTGGCGCTTATACCGATAGCAGCGCATATGTTCATGAGTGTATCCACCGACGGTGAATTGACATTATTCTCTATCTGGCTTAAAAAGCCCTCGGAAATGCCCGCTTTTTCCGCAATCACCTTCATGGTGAGCTTTTTATCTTTCCGGTATCTTCTTATTACAGAGCCTAAATTCATATTCCTTCTTCTGCCTGTGTGGTTAATTGCGCTGTTATTTATAAATATTTACTATTTATATTTATTTATTATATGTAAATATTTACTATTTATTAACATTTATTATTGATTAAAAATGTCAAGTATTTTTTCCAGTAATCTTAATATAGAGCCAATTTCCATGATAAGTCGGACCAGATTGAGTTTTTTTATTGACTTTATAATTTAATTATAAAGAAATGTTTGTTATCAGACATAATATATATAAAATTGAGTTTCAATTTTATATACAAATTAAATTGGAGGATTTTATGAAAAAGTCTTTTCTCATCTTCCTGGCAGTTGTAATGACTGTCACAATGTTTGCCGGATGCAAAACGATGGAAAAATCATATCCCGGCACAGCACTTGTACCCCAGCCAGCTGATTACAAAATATCAGGTGAAGTGACCGGTAAAGGTGAAACAATAGTTATTCTCGGCTTTATCACCATTGGCAAAAGAGAGTTTGGCCACACATACCAGTGGGCCGCCGCTAATCCGCTGGCTTTCCTGGGCTTCCTTTCATCCTTTTCCGGACGCAGCATTGCGGAATCAAATGCGATGTATGACGCCCTGGGAAAAATGAAAGGAGCCGACAAGGTTATCGAGCCCAAATGGGAAGTTCAGTCAACAGGAATTCCCATTCTCTTCACGAAATACAGTGTAACCGTGACGGCAAAAGCAATTACCTTCACGGGCCCCAGCCAATATGGCAGATAAAAACATTACGTAATGATACACCATAGGAGGGGTGGTGCACACATGCAGCCACCCCTCTTCATTTCAGCACGGTACAGGAGAACCCATGAAAAGAATAATGACCGCGGCAATCCTTGTAATACTGGCCCTGTCGGCCGGATGCTCACCCCAGTATTACCTGAAAAAAAACAAGGATACTCTCGGCAAGAATGATATCCTTATTCTCGGTCCGCTTTTTCTATCCGACATATTTTCCCCGGAAAACGACGAGGACATATTCAACCGCAACCTTTACGTGGGAGCCATTACCTTTTCCGGTGGAATTGTCACTAATGAAAAAATGGGCATGACGCGGCAGTCGGAAAAACGCACATTCGAGAAACAACAGGAGTTTCGCGACACCGTAAGGAAATTTTATCTCAATACACTCAAAGAAATCGTTCAGGATAAAAAAGTGCGGGCACAATTCATAGAATCGCCGTCACAGCTCGGCCTGGAAGAAAAAAACATCATCGATCTTAGCGTAGAAAAGGACCGTCGCCGTTATGAAGAAGACGGTCAGGACAACATCAACCTGCCGCGGAGCATTTTCTCCATCGGTCCCCTTTCAACCTCCGTGACCGATGCGGTTAAAAAAATTTCACGGGCAGACACGATTGTCATTCCCGTTATCGAATATTATTACGGCCACGACGGTGGCTGGTTCAACGACCAGGAATGGGGATGTGGAGCCGGGGCCCGCATGTCCTTTCACCTATACGCCTTCAATGTAGAAACGGGCAATGTGATCTTCACTTTCAGGAACGTGGAAAAAAACATCATCAAATTCCATTACCAGATGAGCCACCTCGAAATGTCTAAGGAACTGTACAAACTTGAGATAGAGATGGCGAAAAAACTTCGAAAGGTTTTTCCCTGACCGACGCCTGCAGTTCATTATTCGCTGATCCTACAGATCCGGAAGCCAAGACCGTCCTCACCGTAGGCCGGTCCGGCGCATTCGCGGTATGACGTAAGCAATGACTTGAGCAGATCACTGTAAGTCACTGAGGCATCGAAGGGAAGATGATAAAAGGCGCCTCCCCTGATCGACCTGGATGAACCGGTATCAGGCCCCTGGGGATCGGTCACACTTTCGGTGGTCCAGTCTTCCTTCCAATCCCAGCACCATTCCATGACATTGCCCGTCATGTCGTAAAGCCCCAGGCTATTTTGATTTTTTTTGCCCACTTCATGAGTGTAGCCCCCGGAATTCCCACTATACCAGCAATAATCTCCCAGAGCCTGGCTGCCATCCACATATCCGCTGAATTCATCTCCCTGCGATGTCCCGCCATTCCGCGCTGCGTATTCCCACTCGGCCCCGGTAAGAAGTCGGTACCCATCAGCATTCCAGTTTACACAGTCATTGGAAATATCCCGGTCATAATCCTCCTCTTCTTCATAATAATCATCATCCTCATCGTAGGCATATATGGATGCATCCCGGAATATCTTATCCTGCAAAGCACTGGTATAGTAACAGGGAGTCAGTCCTTCATTTTCTGAAAGAGCGTTGCACCAGGCAATGCAGTCCCGCCATGTGATATAGGTAACGGGATGATCATCGTTGGCATGGTCACTGTCGCTTCCCTGGTAGCCCGATGAATAGAACCCATAATCATGATCGCCTGCCCAGTTTTTAATAGTCATCCACTGGTAGTAAGTAATCTCATATTTCCCTACATGGAGATTCTTTGTGAGAGTAACCGTTCTCAGAATGTCCTCAACGCCCGTATACCCTTCTGTGAAAGAACCGCCTGCCGCAACTACCGTCTCCAAACTGATTTTTCCCGCATCATAAAGATCATTTTTTCCACAGGAAAGCAATGCCAGCATGAGAACAAATACCGTCCCTGTTGAACCGATCCATTTTACATTCAGCATCAACTACACCTTTTCCGATTTTTAATACATCTGTACTACCACATAATCATTTGCGCTGATAGTGACCGCTGAAGGACTTCCCAGTTCGATATTTTCATTGATGATTATGGTATACCTTGATGATGTATTTTTTATTATGGTAATGTCCAGGTCCGAGACAGGCTCCTGGTATATGACATCACCGTACCGGAGCACTGCATTATATTCATCGTGAGCCTTCAGAACATCTCCTGTCGCGGTCGATCCGTCGGGAATTTCAAAGAATACCTTCAGATTGAAAGTATTATCACTATTCATTGCGGCGAAGCCGAAATAATCTTCTTCATCGTCAACGGCCTCACCGTTAAAACCCACGGCCAGGCACGCCTCACCACTGCCGGTGAGAGTAGCGGAAACAGCACCGGACAATGTCAGATCGAATTTTTTTTCCGACACCAGTTCATAAACCGTATCAAAATCAAATTCGATAAAACCTTCGTCGTCGGAATCGGACGTGTAACCGGCACAGCCCGCCACAAAGATTGCCACGCAGACCAGCATGGGTACCGTCAGTTTTTTCATAAGTATACCACCCCGAATTTCTAAACCGGGGTGCCGGCGATTCCTGACGGACCTCTCCGCGCTCCGCCACTCCGGACTTCATGAAACTCAACCCCGATTGAAGGACGTCGGTTCCATTTTTTTAAAAGCATTTCAAAAAAAAACCGGTGCTTAACAGGGCATTTTATATTCATGGCAAAGAGAGGTATTAAAGCGAAGATAATCCGTTCGAGGTTGAATAAGGTTTTTCGTGCAATACCGATAGAATACAGTGGCAACGGCGCCTAATAAAGGCGCCGTGTTTTTCCCCCGTCTATGGTCACGGCCGCTCCCGTAATATACGTATTGCGCGGCGATGAAAGAAATGCCGCCAGGTCTCCCAATTCCCGCGGATCACCGGGACGCCCTACCGGTATATCACCGGAGAATTCCTTCAGAAACTGGTCCCCGGTTATGCCCCTCTGATCCGCCTGCTGCCTGGCGATATCCCTGATCCGGTCTGTAAGAAAAATTCCGGGACAGATGCTGTTCACCAGCACATTGAATGGGGCCACTTCCCGGGCAAGAGCCTTGGCGAAACCGAGAACGGCGGGCCGCGATGCATGGGAGAGAATGAGCCCGTCCAGGACCTCCAGTCCGGCTATAGACACGATCTGGGTGATCCGACCAAAGCGCTGCTCCTTCATGGCGGGAAGCAAGAGAGCCGTGAGATGTGTCACTGACCCCAGGGCCAGTTCAATGGCGAGCTGCCAGTGCTTCTGCCCGAAGCTTTCAAATGTTCCCGTGGGAGGGCCGCCGGCATTGGCCACGAGAATATCGACGCCGCCCAGCTCTTTCTGAGCAAGTTCCACGAGGCGCTCACGGTCCTCGCTTCTTGTGAGATCGGCCGCCACGGGGAAGGGCCTTACACCGGTTTCCTCTTTTAGGGAATCGGCAGCTTTATCCAAAACATCGCCAGTCCGTGCCGCGATTACCACCCGGACTCCTTCCTCCAGAAGTGACCGCGCTACGGCATAACCGAGCCCTTTACTGGCTCCGCAGACAAGCGCCCGTTTATCCTTCAGATGCAAATCCATAAATCCTCCGCATAAAATATTTTTTGATCAGCATGTCATTCACATTCATTCCTATTGTTCAATGCGGATTCTCGCATCGAGAACGATCACTCC contains these protein-coding regions:
- a CDS encoding acetyl-CoA acetyltransferase (Catalyzes the synthesis of acetoacetyl coenzyme A from two molecules of acetyl coenzyme A. It can also act as a thiolase, catalyzing the reverse reaction and generating two-carbon units from the four-carbon product of fatty acid oxidation), which encodes MITFSEKQLKIPKLLRPVYLVTAGQSKFDRAMPDKRTEELCVDALVMAAKMIDMSPAELKKYIHTCYYGHFADHFGDQLLGESVIHDRLGLDPLGNIGVKTGGATGGSTLWEGVKAVASGYSDCVLTMGWERMDEVPTDEGNFLISCAADKDWESPLGHIYTGYYAVMAQKYWKVFGKEEASFRKTLAEISVKHHGYARFNPFAQAPMKITVDDVLNSPVVADPLRALDACVMSVGAACAILCDEETAMKLTKNSPHKPLRIWVTAGSHSLRPADRRDMEIPLLPNETADQYKDLGKRFPGGERYPGFTGFLAARMAAYYAYNQVGIKDPTEDLDVIELHDAFTISDVQTYEDVGIRPYGEGRTYVESGDCYHINPHTGKPGKLPSNLSGGLIGCMHAVGATGIMQVFEIATHLWNRWGEIHSDEKRWKEFNREKPKDWTNLQVEGAKRALAISHAGVGSHVTATILMDPDHLLKKDA
- a CDS encoding acyl-CoA dehydrogenase — encoded protein: MNFWLNDEQIMLRNNIREFAENEISPVAQEIDDKEEFPLDLTKKMGDLGLFGIVVPEQYGGAGMDYLSYVIAVEELARVDGSQAATVAAGNSLGIGPIYYFGNEEQRMEWLPRLCSGEILASFGLTEPEAGSDAGSSRTKAEIKDGSWVINGSKIFITNSTSKMAGVCTVQAVTGKSKEGRNEVSCILVPNGTSGFTANKMHKKMMWRSSDTGELFFDDCRVPEKNILGKRGEGFHQMLSTLDNGRLAIAAMGLGGAQGAYELALKYAKERKQFGVPISTFQVNAFKLANMAMEIEAARNLLYKACKLRDAKKPFGKEAAMAKLYCSEVMGRVVDEAVQLHGGYGLMKEYNIERFYRDQKLLTIGEGTSEIQRVVISRQIGCYDTK